A single genomic interval of Lacrimispora sphenoides JCM 1415 harbors:
- a CDS encoding ABC transporter permease → MKKIFLDIYYKMLIHKSILIPILLVLIIPSASSALLGRVYIEKQLNHIPIVIVDHDNSSLSKELVKQISTNPLFRVVEYRKSDDDVKNSLENGMTVAGIIIPNKFSEEVVGGRAPKIMLIYDGSQMSAVGTIKLKIAEVLGTVRAGYLMSLQEGKLGIMPDTALNNAMPIQITTRLLGNPTKSMTEFIIVGALVSIAQFGIFCLGVLVPKNRNCLQLFMQNLICAGIGSVSIFLSLLIQVNFFDLPYRGSSLAAILLVFLFCTGMSALGILSNLIVKDKFTVATKMMSPIMVTFVLSGYTYPLLGMPDIFTTISKFIPIAFCAIPLRDLFLMERTLIDILPNLLWLLMFVGAMWAVIWCIITIKRISEYHQPIEEVRV, encoded by the coding sequence ATGAAAAAAATATTTCTTGATATTTATTATAAGATGTTAATACATAAAAGTATCTTGATTCCAATTCTATTGGTTCTTATTATTCCTTCAGCCAGCAGCGCATTACTCGGAAGGGTTTATATCGAAAAGCAACTTAATCATATCCCTATTGTTATTGTGGATCATGATAATTCTTCACTAAGTAAAGAGTTGGTAAAGCAAATAAGTACTAACCCTCTTTTTCGGGTGGTGGAATACAGGAAAAGCGATGATGATGTAAAGAATTCTTTGGAAAATGGAATGACAGTTGCTGGTATAATTATTCCAAATAAATTTTCTGAAGAGGTCGTTGGAGGAAGAGCACCTAAGATTATGTTGATTTACGATGGTTCTCAAATGTCGGCTGTTGGCACCATTAAATTGAAAATAGCCGAAGTATTGGGAACTGTGAGAGCTGGTTATTTGATGAGCCTGCAGGAGGGAAAACTGGGAATAATGCCAGACACTGCTTTAAATAATGCGATGCCTATACAAATTACCACCCGGTTATTAGGAAACCCTACTAAAAGCATGACTGAATTTATAATTGTGGGTGCCCTGGTAAGTATTGCACAATTTGGAATTTTCTGTCTTGGAGTTCTAGTTCCGAAGAACAGAAATTGTTTACAATTGTTCATGCAAAATTTAATCTGCGCGGGTATAGGTTCTGTTTCGATTTTTCTCTCTCTTCTAATTCAGGTTAATTTTTTTGATTTACCTTATCGCGGATCGAGTTTAGCTGCAATTTTGCTTGTTTTTTTATTCTGTACAGGAATGAGTGCTCTGGGAATTCTGTCGAATTTGATAGTCAAAGATAAATTTACCGTAGCGACAAAAATGATGAGCCCAATTATGGTTACTTTTGTTTTATCAGGGTATACTTATCCGTTGCTGGGTATGCCGGATATTTTTACCACTATATCAAAATTTATACCAATTGCATTTTGTGCAATTCCACTCAGGGATCTTTTTCTAATGGAAAGAACTTTAATTGATATTTTGCCAAATTTATTATGGTTGTTAATGTTTGTTGGAGCTATGTGGGCAGTTATATGGTGCATTATAACAATAAAACGCATTAGTGAATACCATCAACCTATAGAGGAGGTACGTGTATGA
- a CDS encoding HlyD family secretion protein codes for MRIPKKILIVTIVAAGITVICSGGAKITGNQLIRKGSDHLIVQSSVEMADTNINSMLPGKIKEIAVKEGDMVKKGQVLISMDSDALYAQKAQIEAQIDSASAQVEVAQAAKKAADAKLEGLNNGARSEEISQAKAAYELTQKTYDRVKLLYDDGAVAQSDLDSASTQLSLSKDKYSMAKNGSRPEEIKAAQAQADQASAAIQAADGQVRQAKAGLEAVMINLGYATITAPGDGVVTQLNAEVGELVSTGMPLAVITDTSYPWILCNVNETDLSKVEMNQEVSITLAAYKDQTFKGKVVRINKNADFAIKRATNDNGGFDILSYGVKVELVDFTQPLHAGMTAFVDFGK; via the coding sequence ATGAGAATCCCCAAAAAAATATTGATAGTAACGATTGTAGCCGCGGGTATAACGGTGATTTGCAGCGGAGGAGCTAAAATAACTGGAAATCAGTTAATTCGTAAGGGGTCAGATCATTTAATAGTGCAGTCAAGTGTTGAAATGGCTGATACCAATATTAACTCCATGTTACCGGGAAAAATCAAAGAGATAGCAGTAAAAGAAGGAGACATGGTTAAGAAAGGGCAGGTGCTGATATCGATGGACAGTGATGCCCTGTATGCTCAAAAGGCCCAGATTGAAGCTCAGATTGACAGTGCTAGCGCTCAAGTTGAGGTTGCCCAGGCAGCCAAGAAAGCGGCAGATGCAAAGCTGGAGGGACTTAATAACGGTGCCAGATCCGAGGAAATCAGTCAAGCTAAGGCAGCTTATGAACTGACACAAAAGACCTATGACAGGGTTAAGCTGTTATACGATGATGGGGCAGTTGCACAGTCTGATTTAGATAGTGCATCAACCCAGCTTTCTTTGTCAAAAGATAAATATAGTATGGCTAAAAATGGCAGCAGGCCGGAGGAGATAAAAGCTGCCCAGGCCCAGGCTGATCAGGCATCTGCAGCCATACAGGCTGCAGATGGTCAAGTTAGACAAGCAAAAGCCGGACTTGAAGCTGTGATGATAAATCTGGGTTATGCTACTATTACTGCACCTGGAGATGGCGTAGTTACACAATTAAATGCCGAAGTCGGTGAGTTGGTTTCAACAGGAATGCCATTGGCTGTTATAACTGATACCAGTTACCCATGGATACTTTGCAATGTAAATGAGACTGATCTTTCCAAAGTGGAAATGAATCAGGAGGTTTCTATTACCCTTGCTGCCTACAAAGACCAGACTTTTAAGGGAAAGGTAGTTAGAATCAATAAAAATGCTGATTTTGCAATCAAAAGAGCTACCAACGATAATGGAGGATTTGATATTTTGTCTTATGGAGTAAAGGTGGAACTGGTAGACTTTACCCAGCCACTACATGCAGGAATGACCGCATTTGTTGATTTTGGAAAGTGA